One Drosophila ananassae strain 14024-0371.13 chromosome XR, ASM1763931v2, whole genome shotgun sequence genomic window, actaaaaaaaaaaaaatatacaaaatgtgaTCACATTGCTGCCTCTTCTTCTATCCCACCCCCCCCTCGATGATCTCTTAGCACTTTTAGTGTGAAAAAGATATTAGAGTTTCCAGATACTCGCTCACTTTTCATCCCAACTAGCCTTAGTTAATAGCTAAAATATTGTGATAATTATTTAGGaataatttgtatttaattgtgatatttttctcagtgcagtTGGCTGCGATATAGTATCATTTTGGAAGTCGTTTGTTTCCAGGCCTCGCAGTCTCGTGAGCagtttttaaaaatcaaatgttatcgccttaatttttttttgtctgttAGTtggtgtaaaaaaaaaattatatatattttttttttttacttgcCGCTCTGAAAAACAATTTTCGCCTGGCGCCTTTAAACGCTTCAGCTGCAATTTCGAGAAGAAAGAGGGGCGAAGAGAGAGGGCGGTGATGGCAGGAGGTGGATAGTGGGTGgagggtggtgggtggtgggctGTGGGTGGTATTTCTATTTGTAGAAAAGAGCGCATAATTTGCAATAGTTTGCCATTTAAGCTTTCCATTCGAACGAAATGCATGCGAATTGCCTTTTTGGAGTGCCAGACGAaactatttattattatttgtatttgtatttgttttttttatcttttctttcCTTTGTTTATTCATTATGATGAACAGTTAACCTAAATATCTCCTCGATATATCTTTAcagttatatttattatttacattgATCTTGGAAGGTGGTTTCTCAAATCtttctttagtttttatttatttttgtttaaaaaaaaataaaaagagtttaaatttaatctgtgtatatatttgtttgtgaaaaaaaataatattttgtattacTTGGCATTTCGTCCTAAAATTGTATGATTTGTAAGTGTTTCCTTGAGTTCACATTGATCCTTTGAAGTATCCCAAGCATCCTTTTCACACTTATTCTCTccatttttgaatttcttGCAGATCCTTTTTGATTTTAGCGGAAAATACCACATCCTAGCTGGAAAAAAAggattcaaaaaatatttaaaaaaaaaaaaaggaaagcaaGGACGGAAGGACGGAAGGAGTGAGAAGAGCGAAGGAGAGACGCGCCCCCTCGTTTCCCGATCGTTTCCAGCCAACAGGAGTGCGAAACCGTCTTGAATGGATCCATTTGTTGGCTGGTTTCAGAAGGAACAGGAGGGCCCATCGCTGCGCACATGGTTAAAGATTTGGGAGACGAACGCCCAGGAGATGGGCGCATTGCTTGATCAGCAGCTACAGCAGGCGACGACaaacggcaacagcaacagcaacagcatcaaCATCAACAGTAGTGGCAGCAGCAtaagcagtggcagtggcagtggcagctccaccaccaccacctcctccaacTCCTCCTCCAACAActccaccaacaacaatagcGGTAATATAACTACCCAAGGATATCCAATCTCTAAGCTTAAGTAGTTTctggcttaaaaaaaaatgggttaaaaaattgtaattggcaaaaaaaaaaaaaaaaaagaaagaaactaaaaaataaactgtCACTAGTTTTAATCGCTTTAGCCTTGATTTAGTTGTCAGGCAGGAAGGCAGGTGTCCTTTGGGATTCCTGTCAAAATGGTAGTTGTCACTAGCtgcccaaaaaaaattcattcgGTTTTTGACCAGCGTCGGGTTAACTTCGATTCGAagcaggaaaaaaaaaatatatttataaaaaaaaaattatacaaaaatacTGGTAACagaataattattaataataataataaaaaaaatgttgtaaattaaataatgataataataataatcgcttgtatatttttgtatttttgtaggCAAGCCCTACTTATCGCGTCCGACTAGTTCCCTCAGTCGGGTTATCAACTTCCGTGCAGATTCCTTGGAGATTCTGCAGCAACTCAACGGAATCTCCTCTCAGCGTCACAcccccagcagcaacagcaacaacaacaacaacaacaacaataataataatattaataatactactacgaataataataataataataatagtaacACAAATAGCTCCACAACTACTCCGGCCACAGCAACGGCTACGGCTGATTCGACCGTAAATTCAACCGCCACTAGTACCGGAAGTAGCAGTAGTAGCAGTAGCTCCAGTAGCTCCTCCACCTCAAACggcccaacaacaacaacatcatcagaagcagcaacaacagtagCAGCAGCTACTACTACAACAACGGCAGCAGGAACAGGCGGATCAGTTGCTGGTGAAGTCCTGggagcaacatcaacaactaCCACAGgcaccaccacaaccaccaccagtagcagcagcagcagtagcagtagcagtagctcCACCAGCAATAGCGTCACCAGCAGCAccaacaccagcaacagcactAGTAGTAGCAACAACATGAACACCGAATCAATCAACAACCCGCCACAAATGTCAGCGACAACCGCCAGTCGCACCAGCATCTACTACAATCCCTCGAGGAAGAAACGGCCGGAGAACAAGTCTGGCGGTGCTCACTTCTATATGAACAACCATCGAGAGATGATAGCCAAGTACAAGGGTGAACCGTGGCGAAAGCCAGACTATCCCTATGGCGAGGGTGTGATCGGGTTGCATGAGGAGATTGAGCATTTCTATCAGTATGTCCTGCCCACTCCCTGCGAGCACGCCATCCGCAATGAGGTCGTTAAACGCATCGAGGCCGTTGTCCATTCCATTTGGCCGCAGGCAGTGGTCGAGATATTCGGCTCCTTTCGCACCGGACTCTTTTTGCCCACCTCCGATATTGATCTCGTTGTCTTAGGTAAGGATCCTGAAGTCCTCAAAATGGCCATTGATCTCTAATAACTCTTATTATCTTACAGGTTTATGGGAGAAACTTCCTCTGCGTACCCTGGAATTCGAGCTAGTTAGTCGCGGCATTGCTGAGGCCTGTACTGTTCGGGTTTTGGACAAAGCCTCTGTGCCCATCATCAAGCTGACCGATCGGGAGACCCATGTGAAGGTCGACATCTCGTTCAATATGCAGAGTGGCGTCCAGTCGGCCGAACTGATCAAGAAGTTTAAGCGCGACTATCCGGTATTGGGAAAACTGGTGCTAGTTCTCAAGCAGTTCCTTCTGCTCCGCGATCTCAATGAGGTGTTCACCGGCGGCATCTCTTCCTATTCACTGATCCTGATGTGTATCAGCTTCCTGCAGCTGCATCCGCGCGGCATCTACCAGGACACAGCCAATTTGGGTGTATTGTTGCTGGAATTTTTCGAGTTGTATGGCCGCCGTTTCAACTACATGAAGATTGGGATTTCCATTAAGAATGGAGGGCGGTATATGCCAAAGGAGGATCTGCAGCGTGATATGGTGGATGGGCATCGGCCGTCGCTACTGTGCATCGAGGATCCGCTGACGCCCGGCAACGATATTGGACGCAGCAGTTACGGGGTCTTCCATGTCCAGCAGGCCTTCAAGTGCGCCTACCGCGTCCTCGCCCTCGCCGTCAGCCCGCTCAATCTCCTAGGCATCGATCCGCGTGTGAACTCTATACTGGGTGAGTACTACATGGAATTCTCATTGTTTCTTTATCTAAAGTCTCGACTTTTCTCTTTTAGGACGCATTATTCACATCACTGACGATGTAATAGACTATCGCGACTGGATACGCGTGAATTTCGAGCACCTGGTTGTAGTGGATCGCATCTCGCCGCTGCCAGCCACCGCCTACGCCAACGGAGCACCCAAATATGTGATCATGCCCTCGGGCGCCGTCGTCCAACAGCTCTACCACCATCATCCGGCGGCGGCAGTCCAAGTGGCATCCGCCCACAACAGTCACGCCCATCCCGGCGCCGCTGGCACGCATCTGGGCCAGGCGTTCGTCACCAGTGGCACCAATGCCATGACGACAATGACCACGGCCGTGTCGGTGGTGGGCGGCGGTGGTCCTGGAGGAGTGGGCATCCCGATAGTCacccaccagcagcagcagcaacagcaacagcagctggCCGTGCAGCAGTCCCAGAACAAGAACCGACACAgaagaggcagcacctcgtcGGGCGATGATTCGGAGGACAGCAAGGACTGTGACGTGGTGGAGGTGACGTCGGGTGGCCCGGACATTATAGACATCACCATTTCGCCATCGAACGGCGGATGGGGCGGCGGCAACGTCAATGGCAGCGGCAACAGCTCCTCGACAGGATCTTCGGTAAACAAGAGGCGAAGGAAGCGGAGGAGGCGCCATTAGTTTATAGAAGGGGTTTTCGAAGTTTCTAGGCACCTGTTTTTCGATATATTTTGGATAGAAAACTAGAGACAGAACAACTCTCCGGATGAGAACTAGCTTGGATAGGGACCGCGAATCCCCTTCGAGTATTTCTCGGCTCTATAGAGTTTATATACTTctgaataataatataatatatataattcaaGTTCTGATGAACTTGAAAAAAAGATCACATTAGGTTTTGAGAACCTTAATATTGTCTAATTTGGTTGAAGAGCTGTTTATAGAAGGACTTTTGTCTAAAATAAGCTACAAAGCATGTCATTTATGTTCTAATATCCTCATCTCAAGGTTCTATTAGAGATTtggaaaataatttcattaaagAAAAGTGTCTAGGCTTcctagtttttagttttcttgTTCTTTTGTTCATAATATGTATCCCCAAGATATCTCTCCAAGAGGAGTATGAGAATATGTTCCTATCTTCGGTAAAAGAATCTACCATTTGTTCCGATTTCTAAGTTTTAAATGTCAAATGCCATTCAAATGATTGAAAAATCAAAGCCAACTTGTTGAATTACAATTTAtaccttatttttattaaaactcGGCAAGTTAAAGACTTATTTTGACAGATACCTCTAAGCTACTTTGATAGAAACTCGAGGAACAGGtccttttaaaaatttcaaaaaacccttcataaataaatgtatttttttcaattaattttgtaATCATTTCACTaacctattatttttttaaaccaaaaaacaCAGCCAGAGAACACCAACGAGCAGGAACTGGAAGATCAAGTGAGCAGCAACGGCGGAGGAGTCGGTGGATCTGTGGGCGGATCTGGTAGTGGCTCTGGAAGcggaggcggtggcggcggaggCGGTAGTAGCGgtggcggcagcagcggcggaCGCAACTACAACCAGAGAGGCAGCCACAACTCCACCGGCTACTACCACCAGCAGTACTACGTGCCACCGCcgatgcaacagcagcagcagctgagcAAGAGCAactcgtcctcctcctcgaaCTACCATCACCACCAcagacagcagcagcaacagcagcagcatcacagccagcagcagcagcatcatcaCCAGCAGCGACCGCAACACCTGCGTCTAGGAGGCGGAGGTGGCAGtggcggtggtggcggtggcggtggcggtaaTCGATATCAGAAATCAGTGGGTGGATCGCCgatcagcaacagcaacagcagcaacaacagcaacagcagccacagcagcagcagtcacagcagcagcagtcacAGTCACAGTCACAGTCACAGCCATAGCCACAGTCATAGTCACAGTCACAGTCACAGCCACGGGAGCAACAATCACAGACTGCCGCCGCTGAGAGGGACGCTGGTGAACTCATCATCGGCGATATCCATCATATCGATATCCTCCGAATCCTCAATAGCCAGCAGCAGTTCGAGTTCGTCGAGATCTGGGCAGGATCAGCAGCAGAATGAGAGGGACGAGCGATAGGATTAGGGATAGTAGAGTAGTAGGGATAATCAAGGATTACACTGAGAAACAAACTGAGAGATTGAAAATGATAGAGAGATagaaacacaaacacacttagaaagatacagatacagatacagatacagatacagaaacagaacagagagagagagaaagagatagaTTAAAACGAGTTAGCAATATTTATGAATTATATTTCTTTCTCAGGTTTACACTGCAAACTATGCTGcatttttctaattaaaaatatcccCACAAGCCTCCACAACCTCCAAAAGCATCCTaatcccaaaacaaaaacaaaaatccaacacaaaaaaaaatctaaaaaaatcaacaaaacaaaaaactaaaaaagaaattatatatatttaaaatagttagattttctttttttttttttacattgcTGTCTCGctagcaaacaaaaaaaaactataaatataaaaaaatatatatatatataaaaaaaaaactattaagCTTAAATATTGCAAATTCGCCTCTGATTGCGCTAAATGTATTTCATTttgtttctaaaataaatatgaaagcCACAACACACAACAAGTAAATAAGCAAACacctatatgtatatataaagaagagataaaaaaataaggaaaattaTTTAGAGTTATTTAGGATGTAATTTGTAAAACTCATGATAGATCGTAATGGTTGGAAAGTGCGATAAACTGAAGTATGAAATTAGCCGCTACGTATTTAAGAACTGCGCCTACAtattatctatatatatatatatatatatatatatatatatatatatatatatatgtttcaCAATCTCTCTTAGATGTATATATACCTATGTatctatttatatatatgcatatatgtgtgtatatatatgtatgtatgtatgtatgtgtatatgtatgtatggaaCAGTGTAACTAAAAAAAGCAAACGTTAAACAGTTTTTTCactagatttttttttttataaatatatatatatatactacaTAAACCTAATAAATTAGATTGTAGTTGTTAGAGCTCCATCCCACCCCTCACTCCCTCCTCCACTCTCCCCAAACACAAAACACAGTCACGCGCATTCAAAAAATCTTGTAAAGTAATTTTAAGTGCCActatatattttgtaaaccaaaaaaaaaacaaaaaaaaaaaaaaaattacacaaaAAACCTAAATCCTGCTCGCAAGGATCACGCTAATATTACTAAGTGTCCTTGCGGGcgaatgttaaaaaaaagaatcaagAATCAAGAAATCCTAGTAAGCCTCCCAAATTGTAACTAATTTTTATCGCATTGTTTAACTTCCAGTTATATCCCTTTAATTTTTATGCCTGAAatgtaattgtttttataccaTTAGTTGCGTTTATGATGCTtataattagttttttttttacacaaCTATTCTAtagataacaaaaaaaatcatataatTGTACTGCAAACACACATTTGCTCTCCCAAGAATCCAAGAAACAGTCGTAATAGCAAATTGtgttttaaaactaaaaacaaacaaaaaaaaaaaaacaaaaacaaaaaagaaaactaaaacaaaaaaaaaacgataaaaaaaaataagaaaaccaacaaaaagcaaaaaacacaactttttattt contains:
- the LOC6504504 gene encoding non-canonical poly(A) RNA polymerase protein Trf4-1 isoform X1, translated to MDPFVGWFQKEQEGPSLRTWLKIWETNAQEMGALLDQQLQQATTNGNSNSNSININSSGSSISSGSGSGSSTTTTSSNSSSNNSTNNNSGKPYLSRPTSSLSRVINFRADSLEILQQLNGISSQRHTPSSNSNNNNNNNNNNNINNTTTNNNNNNNSNTNSSTTTPATATATADSTVNSTATSTGSSSSSSSSSSSSTSNGPTTTTSSEAATTVAAATTTTTAAGTGGSVAGEVLGATSTTTTGTTTTTTSSSSSSSSSSSSTSNSVTSSTNTSNSTSSSNNMNTESINNPPQMSATTASRTSIYYNPSRKKRPENKSGGAHFYMNNHREMIAKYKGEPWRKPDYPYGEGVIGLHEEIEHFYQYVLPTPCEHAIRNEVVKRIEAVVHSIWPQAVVEIFGSFRTGLFLPTSDIDLVVLGLWEKLPLRTLEFELVSRGIAEACTVRVLDKASVPIIKLTDRETHVKVDISFNMQSGVQSAELIKKFKRDYPVLGKLVLVLKQFLLLRDLNEVFTGGISSYSLILMCISFLQLHPRGIYQDTANLGVLLLEFFELYGRRFNYMKIGISIKNGGRYMPKEDLQRDMVDGHRPSLLCIEDPLTPGNDIGRSSYGVFHVQQAFKCAYRVLALAVSPLNLLGIDPRVNSILGRIIHITDDVIDYRDWIRVNFEHLVVVDRISPLPATAYANGAPKYVIMPSGAVVQQLYHHHPAAAVQVASAHNSHAHPGAAGTHLGQAFVTSGTNAMTTMTTAVSVVGGGGPGGVGIPIVTHQQQQQQQQQLAVQQSQNKNRHRRGSTSSGDDSEDSKDCDVVEVTSGGPDIIDITISPSNGGWGGGNVNGSGNSSSTGSSPENTNEQELEDQVSSNGGGVGGSVGGSGSGSGSGGGGGGGGSSGGGSSGGRNYNQRGSHNSTGYYHQQYYVPPPMQQQQQLSKSNSSSSSNYHHHHRQQQQQQQHHSQQQQHHHQQRPQHLRLGGGGGSGGGGGGGGGNRYQKSVGGSPISNSNSSNNSNSSHSSSSHSSSSHSHSHSHSHSHSHSHSHSHSHGSNNHRLPPLRGTLVNSSSAISIISISSESSIASSSSSSSRSGQDQQQNERDER
- the LOC6504504 gene encoding non-canonical poly(A) RNA polymerase protein Trf4-1 isoform X4, translated to MNKNDSKPYLSRPTSSLSRVINFRADSLEILQQLNGISSQRHTPSSNSNNNNNNNNNNNINNTTTNNNNNNNSNTNSSTTTPATATATADSTVNSTATSTGSSSSSSSSSSSSTSNGPTTTTSSEAATTVAAATTTTTAAGTGGSVAGEVLGATSTTTTGTTTTTTSSSSSSSSSSSSTSNSVTSSTNTSNSTSSSNNMNTESINNPPQMSATTASRTSIYYNPSRKKRPENKSGGAHFYMNNHREMIAKYKGEPWRKPDYPYGEGVIGLHEEIEHFYQYVLPTPCEHAIRNEVVKRIEAVVHSIWPQAVVEIFGSFRTGLFLPTSDIDLVVLGLWEKLPLRTLEFELVSRGIAEACTVRVLDKASVPIIKLTDRETHVKVDISFNMQSGVQSAELIKKFKRDYPVLGKLVLVLKQFLLLRDLNEVFTGGISSYSLILMCISFLQLHPRGIYQDTANLGVLLLEFFELYGRRFNYMKIGISIKNGGRYMPKEDLQRDMVDGHRPSLLCIEDPLTPGNDIGRSSYGVFHVQQAFKCAYRVLALAVSPLNLLGIDPRVNSILGRIIHITDDVIDYRDWIRVNFEHLVVVDRISPLPATAYANGAPKYVIMPSGAVVQQLYHHHPAAAVQVASAHNSHAHPGAAGTHLGQAFVTSGTNAMTTMTTAVSVVGGGGPGGVGIPIVTHQQQQQQQQQLAVQQSQNKNRHRRGSTSSGDDSEDSKDCDVVEVTSGGPDIIDITISPSNGGWGGGNVNGSGNSSSTGSSPENTNEQELEDQVSSNGGGVGGSVGGSGSGSGSGGGGGGGGSSGGGSSGGRNYNQRGSHNSTGYYHQQYYVPPPMQQQQQLSKSNSSSSSNYHHHHRQQQQQQQHHSQQQQHHHQQRPQHLRLGGGGGSGGGGGGGGGNRYQKSVGGSPISNSNSSNNSNSSHSSSSHSSSSHSHSHSHSHSHSHSHSHSHSHGSNNHRLPPLRGTLVNSSSAISIISISSESSIASSSSSSSRSGQDQQQNERDER
- the LOC6504504 gene encoding non-canonical poly(A) RNA polymerase protein Trf4-1 isoform X2 — translated: MCESVHKRHSNPEAATPTTTAVEVYWCVCICAKLEIQRNRTENKTRQGKPYLSRPTSSLSRVINFRADSLEILQQLNGISSQRHTPSSNSNNNNNNNNNNNINNTTTNNNNNNNSNTNSSTTTPATATATADSTVNSTATSTGSSSSSSSSSSSSTSNGPTTTTSSEAATTVAAATTTTTAAGTGGSVAGEVLGATSTTTTGTTTTTTSSSSSSSSSSSSTSNSVTSSTNTSNSTSSSNNMNTESINNPPQMSATTASRTSIYYNPSRKKRPENKSGGAHFYMNNHREMIAKYKGEPWRKPDYPYGEGVIGLHEEIEHFYQYVLPTPCEHAIRNEVVKRIEAVVHSIWPQAVVEIFGSFRTGLFLPTSDIDLVVLGLWEKLPLRTLEFELVSRGIAEACTVRVLDKASVPIIKLTDRETHVKVDISFNMQSGVQSAELIKKFKRDYPVLGKLVLVLKQFLLLRDLNEVFTGGISSYSLILMCISFLQLHPRGIYQDTANLGVLLLEFFELYGRRFNYMKIGISIKNGGRYMPKEDLQRDMVDGHRPSLLCIEDPLTPGNDIGRSSYGVFHVQQAFKCAYRVLALAVSPLNLLGIDPRVNSILGRIIHITDDVIDYRDWIRVNFEHLVVVDRISPLPATAYANGAPKYVIMPSGAVVQQLYHHHPAAAVQVASAHNSHAHPGAAGTHLGQAFVTSGTNAMTTMTTAVSVVGGGGPGGVGIPIVTHQQQQQQQQQLAVQQSQNKNRHRRGSTSSGDDSEDSKDCDVVEVTSGGPDIIDITISPSNGGWGGGNVNGSGNSSSTGSSPENTNEQELEDQVSSNGGGVGGSVGGSGSGSGSGGGGGGGGSSGGGSSGGRNYNQRGSHNSTGYYHQQYYVPPPMQQQQQLSKSNSSSSSNYHHHHRQQQQQQQHHSQQQQHHHQQRPQHLRLGGGGGSGGGGGGGGGNRYQKSVGGSPISNSNSSNNSNSSHSSSSHSSSSHSHSHSHSHSHSHSHSHSHSHGSNNHRLPPLRGTLVNSSSAISIISISSESSIASSSSSSSRSGQDQQQNERDER
- the LOC6504504 gene encoding non-canonical poly(A) RNA polymerase protein Trf4-1 isoform X3, encoding MVVVTSCPKKIHSVFDQRRVNFDSKQEKKNIFIKKKLYKNTGKPYLSRPTSSLSRVINFRADSLEILQQLNGISSQRHTPSSNSNNNNNNNNNNNINNTTTNNNNNNNSNTNSSTTTPATATATADSTVNSTATSTGSSSSSSSSSSSSTSNGPTTTTSSEAATTVAAATTTTTAAGTGGSVAGEVLGATSTTTTGTTTTTTSSSSSSSSSSSSTSNSVTSSTNTSNSTSSSNNMNTESINNPPQMSATTASRTSIYYNPSRKKRPENKSGGAHFYMNNHREMIAKYKGEPWRKPDYPYGEGVIGLHEEIEHFYQYVLPTPCEHAIRNEVVKRIEAVVHSIWPQAVVEIFGSFRTGLFLPTSDIDLVVLGLWEKLPLRTLEFELVSRGIAEACTVRVLDKASVPIIKLTDRETHVKVDISFNMQSGVQSAELIKKFKRDYPVLGKLVLVLKQFLLLRDLNEVFTGGISSYSLILMCISFLQLHPRGIYQDTANLGVLLLEFFELYGRRFNYMKIGISIKNGGRYMPKEDLQRDMVDGHRPSLLCIEDPLTPGNDIGRSSYGVFHVQQAFKCAYRVLALAVSPLNLLGIDPRVNSILGRIIHITDDVIDYRDWIRVNFEHLVVVDRISPLPATAYANGAPKYVIMPSGAVVQQLYHHHPAAAVQVASAHNSHAHPGAAGTHLGQAFVTSGTNAMTTMTTAVSVVGGGGPGGVGIPIVTHQQQQQQQQQLAVQQSQNKNRHRRGSTSSGDDSEDSKDCDVVEVTSGGPDIIDITISPSNGGWGGGNVNGSGNSSSTGSSPENTNEQELEDQVSSNGGGVGGSVGGSGSGSGSGGGGGGGGSSGGGSSGGRNYNQRGSHNSTGYYHQQYYVPPPMQQQQQLSKSNSSSSSNYHHHHRQQQQQQQHHSQQQQHHHQQRPQHLRLGGGGGSGGGGGGGGGNRYQKSVGGSPISNSNSSNNSNSSHSSSSHSSSSHSHSHSHSHSHSHSHSHSHSHGSNNHRLPPLRGTLVNSSSAISIISISSESSIASSSSSSSRSGQDQQQNERDER